The region CCTCTGGTATAAAAACCACCGGACTGCTACTATTGTAGCACTCCTAAACCCAATTTCTCTACACCAAAAGAAAAATTATCGCATTAGCTTTCCAAGACTTCGAACCGCGCATAAATCTGAATCCCGAACTCAATATACACACGAAACAAGTCGATCAATACTCTCCTGCATTTTTCTGCGATTCCCTTACAGGAATTTCACTTATAAACTCAATTTATTCGACTTAAACCTATCTCTACTCCATTATAAACATGGGTTATCATGAAATTATATTATTCTCAAAACCTTCAAAACTTCAACAATGACAATAATCACGAAAATAACTCATAACATAATATTTAGCACATATTAGTACATTAATTGGATCATcaaattcatcatataacaacACATAATCACCAATTTCATAATTCAAAACAATCAAACAACATCTTATTCGAGGTTAAGGACTTCTCAATTTTACCTCTTATACATATATccattattgaatcaattatCCCCCCTTACCTGGTTATTCTAGCAGTGATTGAAAAGTTCTTGATGTTCTTCTCTCCTAACCCCTTTGCCTTCTCTTTCTCAATCCCCTATTCTAGTATTTTTCTCTTTGTTTTCACGTACCGATAGAAAACTCTCTCTAGCCTCTCCACTTCCTTCTTATAATAACAAAATTCTTAAATTGGATTTCTCTCTTCTACCATCGATTATTCATAAAATTTCCAACTTCTCCTTTCTCTTCAAATTCTATTTAATAATAATATACTTAGGATAATACTattaataattataattattaCCCAACTTTAATCCCTTTTACTCTTTCCTCCGTTCTACTTCTCACAATCTTACTTTTGATCAAACTTCTTTATTTCtcattttaaattaaataaatcatTAAATAATATTAATTTCGTTCTTTTATATAAGAGACAATTCATTTTTTGGATTCATTGAATAATTAATGTATTTAATCTATAAATCGACCAAATACATTGGTTATTCAATGAACCTAAAAAATGAGTTATCTCTTATATAAAGGAACGGGGTagtattattttatttattaagtaattttaaaatattaattaagATCTACTAACCTCTACTCACTCTTTACACCACCATCTACTCACTCCTTACACCCTCATCTCATGAACATACACATTTACCACCCCAAATTAAATTAATCAACACCACATctaattaaataaaatatgaataATTCACAAATAATTTGAATAAATACAATAATCtaaattggggtgttacagcctgcgaagatgcatcttcggaaGAGTTCATACAAAATCCAGAAATGCATCTTCAGATTAAGCGAATTTTTCAGACTAAAAACAAATTTAATATGAGCAATGAGGTTTAAAATAAATTATCTTTATATGGAATTTTAACTTCTTTTACTCCTTTTGATGTGATGAAATACAAAAATGAAGATTTAGAATGAAAATGTTGATTGAGAATGAAACGGTTTTTAAAAAAGGTTTTGAGTGCAAGTATGGGTATGTGATCATGCAGATGAGTGTTTTATCAAATTATTCCAAAAATGCATTTCTAAAAATATTTGATCTGCAAAGGTGATAGAAATTTTAAAATCTCGTCCCGAATCTCCATAGATATATCTCCAAAATATTCATTAGACTGTTCAAATATCAATATAATTGTTGAAAATACttggagatgcatcttcaaaataaaattttgttttcCTCTGAGTTGACACTCATTTAGTGCGTAAGAAGATAGTGAATGATGAGTTGGAAAATACATCTTCAAAATCTAAAtgacattttttatttttcataagtTATTTTTCCACCCCATAAGATGAAATGAGAAATTTCCTTATGATATATTTCAAAGACATCATTTCCTaagtaaaaaaaacaaaaataacacAAGAAGAAACCAACATTTGAAAACTGGAAAAAAGGAAAATTCACAAGAACAATAATTGTAACAAAATTTAATTAAGAAAAGTGATTTACAACATTCCAGAACAACGAGCTACATACATGAACTATGTGATCTTTAGTTGTTCTATCTTTTTCTTTACTAACTAGCCTATTCTTAAATAAATGTTGAAGTCTTGCTATATTGAATATTCTTCTAACAAAAGAATAAAGATAATCATTCATACTAAATAAGTACCTCAACTACATCAAAATTTACCATATTAGTTAACATACTAATTCCTCTGAAAATTCATCAACAAGAAAACAAAGGATAGCAACCTCAACCTCTCTAGCCAACTCTTTTGTCACCTCATCATTTTTCTTCCACCCAATTTCCTCTCTAGAGAAATCCTCTTCTATCATCATATCAATAGTGTTACATTCCACTTCTTTCCACAATTCCATCTTCTTGCATACCCTTTTCACTACATAGTTCATATCTTGTGAATAATTAAGTTCCTCCTTAATGAGATCATAAACAAGTCTCTTAAGAACCTGCTCTTGCCATCTTTCATGATCACTTGAATGAGAGAGTATTTCATAAACTATTTCTCTTAGACCCTTTTCTTCACATGGTTCTTCACTTTCATCTTCTTCGAAAAATGATTCGTACTCGTCGTCTTCTTGCATTTTTTTCTCAAGTTCTAGTGGATCTAACTCTGCAAGTTGCTCAAATCTTCGAAGCCTTTCTAATAGTTGTTCCTTTGTTTCTGAAAATTTAATACATATATAGATCAGATACATTAATTATTgaataaatatataaaaaaaaaattcttataaATAGAAACAAGCTAATTTCTTTCTTGAAGTCTAAAATGACCTTGAATAGCTCAGTGATTAAATGCACACATGTGAATAAAGCAAAAACTCACATGGGTTGCACAACTTGCAACACTTTGACCAAGTTAAATACATGATCACAAGAGTAGTAAATTCTCAACAACCAAAAATTACCATCAAAACATGATAAAACTTCATATTACTAAAACCTTATAAACACATTGAATAGAAGCATCACAATCACGACAGATTTTCTGACACGTAAAATTTTTGTGGGTCATGTTAAAATTTATAAGGACACAGTAGTAGTAATAATCTCTAAGGGTAAAAACAGACTAGGTCAATTCAACAATAGATGTTAATATGTTTCCAATTATTTCACCAACTAGTCCCTCTTATGGTATTTTTGTAACGGACAATCAACTTGCGAGAAACGTGTACGATGGTGGATGTTCATCGAAAACGACCATACAACAACAAAAATGTAACTTCATTAAAAAAGTAAACATGTTTTAATAAAGTTTAGGTAGTAGCTGCGCAAAGACATCACACTGCAAATACGAAACCCGTTATTAGACTATTACATCAAAAAATTAACAactaaaattaattttaatatgaAATTAATAAACAACATACTTTGTACATTGGCGTAGCTACAGTCCAAATCAAAATCACCTTCTTCATCCTCGTTTTCATGGCAATAATCGTCATGATAATCTTCAAAAGGTGTATCTAAAACAGATACAGGACTACATTGTTctttctcttcttcatcttctcccgATTCGAATTTGTTAACACCGTCAACTCCATTATTTTGTTTGTCCTATGAAAATTCACAACAACTTTAATTAGAATAATACATGATGTATATTGAGGTAGTTAACATTATTTCTTAATCATTCTAATAATGTCTATGATATTGACTCAACACTTGTGATTCTAATTGGGttatttatttattcataaaTTTGGGTTGTTATTGAGTTTTGTTTTCTTTCGGTTACTTGCTAGAAAACAGTACAATTAATGCcaaacaaaaatacaaataagAAACTATTCATTAGTAAATAGAATGTCGGAATCAGATAATAACAATACAACAAACAAAAATGTTATTTATCGAAGTGAAAAGTGAAAGAAACCAAACAAAACTATTGAATTGTATTGACCTACTTATCCCTATTATAACTTTATATTTGAATTGATTTGAAAAAATTGAGGGTATAAACGTAATTGTTACAAAAAAAACAAAGTTCCGGCAAACATATCAGTTATAGGATCTTATTTGCCGACAAAAAAATAAACACCACAGTACAAACACACACGGTAAACTCACGAGTTTAACTCGTTGCTCCAACTCACTAAAAGTACCGAGTCAGACCGGCGAGTTGAACCGGATCTTATTACTAATGTCAAATATATTTTAAGAAAATGACAAACCTCTTGTTGGTGGCGGTTGGGTGAATTCACCGGCGAGGAAAACTCCGGCGTACGGCGGCCTGAAGTGGAGGGGCTCTTTTCGAGAATGAAACGAAAAGGGCTTTCGCAGAAAAACCCATGCTGATCAAAACAAGCGCAATCTGCATTTTGTTTCTTCGTGTTCATCATCACAAACTCAACCTCTTCAATAGAGTCACGAGAGTGACCACTGCACGAAGTTTCTGCTTCGTTGCTCTCAGACCACACAGCGCTACTGCTATGTCTTCCATTGCAAGAACACGTGAACCCTACCTCACACGAACATAACTCAGTGCTTTTGTTGAAAGATTTTCTACTTCTTCTAATAGAAGAATCCCACCTCAATATATCCTTAACAGAAACATCACCTTCGAGTAGTTCATTCTTCTTGCTTCTGTTTCGTTGCGTTAGTTTCTTGAAAAAGGAACCGAGAACCCCAAAGGATTTGTTTTTGTTTTGGCAATGGGTTTTGTTATTCTGAATTTTGAGAGCAGCGTCGAGTAAAAGCGACGCCGTTTTAGCTGGGATTTGGAGGAAGATATCCTTTGAGGATCTGACCGGGCTTTTGAGCGGCGAGTTTCTGATATCCGGTGTGTTTTGGAATGAGAAAAAACAAGCGTTTTTGCAGAGGTTAACGTTTGTTGTTGGTTTATGTTTATGTTTCTTCAATTGTAGAGTGGTGTTTGGTGAAAATGTTTTTAGTTGGTTAAGTCTATCTGAAATGTAGTTGTTTAGAAGGAACGGTTCTTGATCTTCCTGAAGTAGCTCGTGTAAGTGTTTCTGAGCCATGATGCAAAGTGAAAGTCAAAGATTGTTGTGATtacgaagaagaagaagaagttgagagaggttgaagaagtttgaagtttgttttagaaagagttaaatagaagaagaagaagaagaaagagagGAATGAGTGAGGTGATTCAAATCTAGATAGGTTAAAATATCAAGGCAAATAGGTAAAAGAAATGTAAAAACATTGCCAGTTGTATTTGGGTGGAAACAAAGTGTAGGTGTGTTGTGTCTTGGTTTGTGACTAGAAGAAGAGAGAGTGGTTTTTTGTCGTCTAGTGGAGAGGACAAGGCTAAATCATAGCTACGTAAAAAAAAAATGATGGAACAGTGATATGATATTTTAGTTAATTTAATTTGGATGGGTTTAGGGTGGTACTAGTTTATTAGGGAGAGTGATTACGACGTGGTTACTAGGAAACAAAAACAGGGAGTCAATCGTAGTACTTGTTGTGAGCTGTGTGGTGAGTGAGACCCGGTTCTTGTTCTGGTTCTTGTCGCAGTGGTGTGGTTCTGCTTCTTTTGTCGTGACTGTGTAGGAAAGGGTTGCTTTTCACTTTGCCAGTGGCTTCTATCAAGTCCATATAGTCCAATATATGGAGTATATAAAAAATTGGGGGTACATTTTTCACCTATACGTGTTCTCCACCACCGTAAAAGTTCACATATATTTCTAATATTTGAAGATTCACTTTTGAAAGTATCTATTTTTAGTTATTTTTAGATGAAATTGATGGACGGCCCTATCATGTCAAAATTT is a window of Lathyrus oleraceus cultivar Zhongwan6 chromosome 6, CAAS_Psat_ZW6_1.0, whole genome shotgun sequence DNA encoding:
- the LOC127096709 gene encoding uncharacterized protein LOC127096709 yields the protein MAQKHLHELLQEDQEPFLLNNYISDRLNQLKTFSPNTTLQLKKHKHKPTTNVNLCKNACFFSFQNTPDIRNSPLKSPVRSSKDIFLQIPAKTASLLLDAALKIQNNKTHCQNKNKSFGVLGSFFKKLTQRNRSKKNELLEGDVSVKDILRWDSSIRRSRKSFNKSTELCSCEVGFTCSCNGRHSSSAVWSESNEAETSCSGHSRDSIEEVEFVMMNTKKQNADCACFDQHGFFCESPFRFILEKSPSTSGRRTPEFSSPVNSPNRHQQEDKQNNGVDGVNKFESGEDEEEKEQCSPVSVLDTPFEDYHDDYCHENEDEEGDFDLDCSYANVQKTKEQLLERLRRFEQLAELDPLELEKKMQEDDEYESFFEEDESEEPCEEKGLREIVYEILSHSSDHERWQEQVLKRLVYDLIKEELNYSQDMNYVVKRVCKKMELWKEVECNTIDMMIEEDFSREEIGWKKNDEVTKELAREVEVAILCFLVDEFSEELVC